The nucleotide sequence TTCGGCTTCCATCAAATAGCTCATCGGCTACAAAATCCATGCTCCAACACTCATTTTTGCAGCTTGCCAAGTTCGGCAATAGACGAGTCTTAAGACTGACCCTTCTTTTGGGAATCTTATTCCTCATTTTTGTATAATCTATAAACCCGCTTATGATTGATCTTCCATCCCTCTCTTTGCAATAGCGTATGAATACGCCTGTAGCCATATCTCACTCGTATTGAAGCAATTTCTTTAATTTTTAGCGTCAAAACAGCCTGGTC is from Candidatus Protochlamydia phocaeensis and encodes:
- a CDS encoding IS3 family transposase gives rise to the protein MCYNYKLSERKACKVLKIHRSSFYYKSVARDQAVLTLKIKEIASIRVRYGYRRIHTLLQREGWKINHKRVYRLYKNEE